The segment ACCCTTCTTCAGCCATTGACCCACCCCATGTTCAGCCTGAGCAGCCTGTTGGGTTAGCTGCAGCGGCAGAAGGTCGGCCAAAACGCATATCTAAGGCACCTCCTTGTGGGACAGGGGGGCACAAACATGGACACAACGCTTGGCCCGAGGCATTTGACGAAGGACATGCAAGACCTCCTCCTTATTACACGAGAAAGCGTATGGTTCAAAAAAGGTAACTCAAATGATACCTTATTCCTTTAACTGGACATTTCAAGCTGGTGTTGAAAAGttcatgaaattatttttgtggcCAAAATGGTTTTAATGTACATTATTGGAACTAGGTGAAAGGAACAGTTGAGACATTAGCTGGAGGTAGATATTCATGTGCTTGTGAATGATACAATTCTTGTTGCTGTTATCTTCGAGGTACATATTCATGTGTTTGTGGTTATCTATGGTTCtcttgttattaatgaaaagaaGTTTAATTCCCGCTTCCGTGTGCATGCATTAACAAGAACTAACTATCTTGCTTCATGTTCTGTTTCAACAGCAGCTACAAACTTGTTGCATTAATGATTCTTTGTTGACAATATTCTTCTTGTTTCCTTAgctcttctatttatttatagtttctCCATTTCGTAAGGCAAGTGACTatgttttgaggttttttggtTATTGGCAGTGTATAGAGATTTTCAACTTGTGATGCTAATGGTTAGTGAACTTTGTGCAGGTATTGAAGAAGTTGCTCAAGGATGATGCCATATCCAAAGCAAGGATTAATACTGAGGTTGGTTActtcatataattaaatttgtaaatggTTCGTGGGTGTGTTGTTTTCCATGGCATGACTTATTTCTAATAggtttctaatctttttttacTGAAAAGTATTTTCGTCAAAATGGGCTTAAAGCTTCAGGTCGTGGGTTCACGTCATAACCCACGACCTGAGGCATAAATCAATAATTGGGTTCTCAAAATTACTCACAAGTTCATCTTTTGGAGGTTCATATGGAGGCATGTTTTCAAGTTCTGCTTCAGCAGCAGCAACATAAAGTTAGCTTTAATTATTCTATGTTTCCGAGATTCTTCTTGCTTCCTCAGGTCttccatttctttatattttttcctaGGGGGTATtagaaagaaatataaagaagtGGAACACGTGAGGTTGCAAGAAGAATCTCGGTAACAAAGAATCATTAAAGCTAACTTTATCTTGCTACTGCTGAAGCAGAACTTGAAAACGTGCCTCCATATGAACCTCCGAAAGATGAACTGGTGAGTAACTTTGAGAACCCAATTATTGATGCAATTGATCGGAGTAAGCTGTCAAAACGGCATGGTGCAACTTCTGTGGCTCAGGTAATTAATCTTTATTGCTTGAATTTGTACTTCATGCAGAAGTTGGGCTTATGCTCTGCTTTTTGGTCATTAGCCTTTTCTGCAGAGAAAAGATGAACTATGTTCAGCTCATATTGATTTACACACTTTTCTGAAGACTGTCAACGCCACCAATTTTTGTTGGGCTGAGCTCTGTTGGAAGGCAAGTtctttatgtgaattttttttgttctcaactTCTTTTAAATGCCTCCATAAAGTTTATTTACCAGAGCTCCTttgttaaaattgttagttGGGTCAAAATATATCATTATCTGATTATAGGAGGTAtagcttttaaatttttgttgctCCTGTTTGAATGGACTAGTTCCATATATATTGATGCATATAGGTCTTGCACTGCCACCATTTTATTACCATAGTACTGATATGTTGATGTTTTCATTAGCCCCATTTACTTTCTTGAACTGAGTTTGCCTTTTTTGTCTGCAGCATGGGCTTTCTAAAAAATCCCCAAGCATTTCTTCATGTACTTCGAATTGTTATAGAGATCACAAGTTATAGATTTATCCTCTTCATAGCTAGCTTTGAAGGTTTAGATGCAGCTGTCCGTATGATTGCTGCAGAAGCATCATCGTGTTCAGGTCAAACACAGCTCAGTGAAGATTGCATCTCTCTCTTTAACAGTCGGCTCTTTTGCTTCACTGGGTATGTTTCCTCAAATATTAGGAAACTTGTTGGAAGAAGATGACTACTGTTAATACAAAGTTATCAGTTTCAAAAGATAATTGCAATTTATcaatttatgcattttatttgaTATCAAACACATAACTGGCACACACTATAGTGCCATTGGAGCACGGCAGCCCAATAACCCAACCCACCCCATCCCCTCAGCTAGCATGTTGCGCGGCCCAGGTGCCACTCTGCAATCCACCACTCATTTGCATTAAATGTAGAATGATAGTTCCATACTTGATCACCTCGAAAAGGGATTCCACCAATCTGTCCCCTTAGTCATATAACTGGATGGATTGGTGTAAGTTCCTTCCACTTCATGGGGAAGTGGTGCAGACTGTTTAGAGTTAGGACCAGCATCTGGCATGGTTTGGCCAAATCTAACTTGAAGGAATTGGGGTTAGTGTCACCAACCTTGTTAGAAGCTTATAAATACCCCTGGCACCTAGGGAGAAAGGTATGTtcttaatctaaaaaaaattcattaacttATCTGCCAGAAATAGAGACCTTAGATTTTGAATCTGACTTAGCCTTCGGAGGTCACCGATTGATCAGAAATCTAGAAAGTAGGattgtttcttgtttttgaggAGGGTAATAGACCCAACTGCTCATAGTTGCTCTTGGACGGGGATTGTGAGAGTGGTTCCATATGACAATCTCCACTTTTATACCCCCCATATTAACTTGTCACATGAAATGGAATATTTGGATCTTATAGAGTCCAAGTAAGAGTTATTTCTGTAACTAGTTTTGAAGAATAGAGTTAAGTTGCAATAGGTTGACATTTGGCATAAGAGcctcaaaattatattttgaccttacaaatttatttgtattatggAGGTAAGAGAGTTCATGCCAGAAGAGACTAAACGGTGAATAAAGATTAAGTTTTGCCGGGTAGGGTTGAAGTTTTGAATTAAGAATACGATTAATTACATGCTCCTTAATTCTTTGGATGTTTTGAATGCTCCacattgatttaaaattttaaattttggaagtTTTCAAACCCATGCGTATCCAGAGCTGTTATTGAGTCACATTGCTAAAGATTGTCTCTCTTTAAACTGGAGTTGTGCTAAGTTGTTGCATGTTGTATGTCATTTCAAGATTGATTATAATTGTAGTTGCATTAATAGTTGATCTGGTTCTgcccaaatttttatataattttatattattttcctctctctttcttttttactatTCCAGTTATTCGCTTCTGTAAACTATATAACGTTCAATCCGCGTATCAGTAGGGTCTACACCCCTCAGTAAATTAATCTCGGCCTCCTTAATGGTTTGCATTATGGACTTAAATTTAGCTTCATTACTCGCATATCCAGCTTTCAAGGCCAATGCCTTTAGAATCGGGTTATCAAAGTGTttgttgaagttgctagcaacatgtcgaaggcaatatcgGTGATATACCTGTTCTCTTCCGTCCTCACGTCTAGGCCACTCTCGAATGGCACATTTGATACCTTTATGTCGGTCAGAAATAATACAAATGCCATCGTTAGGTATGACATGCTCTATGGAAGTCCTGAGACACTCTaaaaaccacccccaactaGCCCCTGACTTCTTGTCCACAACAGCGAAGGCGAGAGGCAAAACCTTTTGGTTAGCATCGTTTGCCATTGCAATCATCAATACCCTTTTGTATTTACCATACAGATGAGTCCCGTCAATACTAATCACTGGCCTGCAATATTGGAATGCAGCAATGCATGGAGCGAATGCCCAATATACATAGCGTAGTAACGCAGTACCTTCGTCTGGCCTAGGTATGGTGTGATAGCTGTACTGGGTACCTGAGTCCTCATCCAAGTATGCCAACAACAACTTTCGCAACTTTTGGTAAGACTCCTCCCAATCCCCAAATATCTTAgcaattgccttttgttttgcgtcccatattttatagtaaaaaagcTCATGATTATACTTAGTACGTATGATCTCCCACAGCTCATCAATACGTGCAGTgtgatttttttgcaattttcccacaatttctgATGCAACAAAATGCGAATCCATCATTCTACCATCTCTTTTTAGGCCAAAGGGTATACAAGTGTGTGGACCCACATAAGACGTGACCATCCACATACCATTGAATTTAGTCTTCATGTATGGCCCAACATACCACTTGCAGTTGTCGTCAACACATGCGGTGCACAATTTCGTTTTGGTCGACCTCCGgattataaaatttctattatcaTTTGCTGCGTATATTATCAATGCATGCTTCACCGCCTctttatttgcaaaagtcaaccctttagaAAAATGCATCCCATCTTCCCAAGTAGAGACAAATGGTATCTGAAGACGTGAAGGATCAACCATATCTTCCCAAGTATTTGAGTAGAATGACTCAGCAGGAGGTTTGTAGCCAGTGGTCGTATTTCTATTATGCTGGACACCAATATCATCATTTGCATCACCTTCATCATGGTGctccatattttcctcttcaaaattgGGAACGACTTCATGTTCATCCACATCGTTCTCAAAGTCGCCTTGCTCAATCCTCTCTTCGTACTCATCCACAACCTCAACATTTTCACCATCATTCGCAACATGATCTTCGTTTTCGTCTTCCTCCTCTAAATGTGTCTCTTGAGGATAGAGGGTTTCACTAGTATTAGCAACATGATCTTGAGATGGGAGCGTATAACCTCCCATCGTATACCCTTCCATTGTATACCCTCCCATCGTATACCTTCCTATTGTAGTGCATCCATCATCTAGGGCTGTAAATTGTAAAGTCGTAGTTGTTTCTTGCACCACCTCAATTGTGTTATCTGCAAGCGCCTCCAAACTTACATACAACTCAGCAGCATTTACTTGGGGTATTTTCTGGATCCTATTAAACATCATCTTTACATGTTTATCTTCTTTGATCGCCATATACCCATAATTTATCCGTTCATGAAGGACTTCTTGTGGGTAACGATAAATAATCTTGATGTCATACCAAGCAGGATTCAATTTCAATTCGTccattattttcctcttcaaatcattcaacGTCTTCAACTTACGACGTAACATCATGTAGTAGCATTCGATACCCTCCCCTCTAAATGGGAATCCGTCAATCCCTTCAGGATTGTAAAGGGGTCCACCGAAGTATACATTTATATCAATATTCTTCAAAAATTGTGAACCTATTAGAGAGCCAAGCCAAGGAAATTTATGTTAGTGACATATTTTATCTCTTTCatttaacatcaattacaaaactttttctatctactcaaagtacaaaaattacaagggatctaaaagtgtaacaattgcatatactcaccccacatcacatacaaacacactcaatcattataatttcgtactcaaacaaataaaaaaactaaaaacaaaactcacccctattacaaattttaaactcagctctaacaaaaatataaataaaaatatcatcatttcAGTGCTACGGTAATTAATGGCATACCCTATTACACACTactattaatgaaataacataGAGCAGGGTTcatcagacaaaaaaaaaaaaaaaaaaaaaacactaatgtgaatatgatcatgatcaatcaaattagacatatcatctaatttgaaaatcaagGCATTAATATACAGTGAAATATACTAGATGTGAtatacaaactcaaattttgacTCTGAATCATAAAAATCATACAATAAAAAATCCGTCATGGCAGTAAATTTGTTTCGGATCTGCTAATATGTCATCAGCTTTATGTCATctagaaaatggaaaaatgcCAGCAGCTTAATTAGGTGCAACTGGATCGGTGATCCAATTATTTTCACAGCTTTTACTGTATTCAATAATGTCTTTCTCATGGTTGGAATTTCATAAAAGTTGGAGGTTGCACAATTCTTTGAAcctgtttcttttttgtttccttatatgtctattatttatatatttatataaatatataaatatatatttgtataaatatataaatataaatatatagttgtatagatatataaatataaatatatagttgtatagatatataaatataaatatatagttgtataaatatatacatatatttatatttatataaatatataaatataaatataaatctatatatttatataaatatatatatatatatatatatttatatttatatttgcatttagttgtataaatatataaatataaatatatttatataaatatttaaacatatagttgtataaatatataaatataaatatatatacatatttaaacAACCAACTAATATACATAAGGAGCCCTGCCTGGGCTTCCAGGTCagttactcaaaaaaaaaaaaactaatattatgaaacaaatatacatatttaatacaaacaaatatctaatcaggaaacaaatataaatatttaatacaaacaaatatcttattaggaaacaaatataaatatttaatacaaacaaatattttatcaagaaaTGGCATGACAAATTCAATGCAAGCAACACTTTTTAAAGCAGCTATATACACTAAACAACCAACTAGAGAGTGAGGAGGAGACCCTTACTTGACATGAGGATGAGCAAATATACTGCTGAGattgtatgagagtgagagGAGCAATGTTTTGCTGCTGATGTATGAGAGTTTATGAGAGTTGTATGATGTTTTATGAGAGTTGTTGAGAGAGGTTCTGTGATAGAAGTTGCTGAAGGTGTGAGAGTTGTGTGAGGCAGTCAAAATATTTTCTGAGAGTTGTGTGAGGTTgtgtgagagtttttttttactgaCCAATCACCTAAAAACAAAACACGGATATGACCAATGCCAAAACAGTGCTGGTCAGATTTTGCACATTCAAAATAGCCATAAAAATGGACATGACATGACTAATGCATAGCTGGTCAGATATTCTCTACACGCCCAAAGACTTTTCTTTATAAGCTTTTAGACAAACTTTGCACAttcaaaataaacataaaaatggaCATGACCAATCACCCAACACAGACATGACCAATGCCTGGCTGGTCAGATATTCTCTACACGC is part of the Quercus robur chromosome 9, dhQueRobu3.1, whole genome shotgun sequence genome and harbors:
- the LOC126700928 gene encoding uncharacterized protein LOC126700928, which encodes MMLRRKLKTLNDLKRKIMDELKLNPAWYDIKIIYRYPQEVLHERINYGYMAIKEDKHVKMMFNRIQKIPQVNAAELYVSLEALADNTIEVVQETTTTLQFTALDDGCTTIGRYTMGGYTMEGYTMGGYTLPSQDHVANTSETLYPQETHLEEEDENEDHVANDGENVEVVDEYEERIEQGDFENDVDEHEVVPNFEEENMEHHDEGDANDDIGVQHNRNTTTGYKPPAESFYSNTWEDMVDPSRLQIPFVSTWEDGMHFSKGLTFANKEAVKHALIIYAANDNRNFIIRRSTKTKLCTACVDDNCKWYVGPYMKTKFNGMWMVTSYVGPHTCIPFGLKRDGRMMDSHFVASEIVGKLQKNHTARIDELWEIIRTKYNHELFYYKIWDAKQKAIAKIFGDWEESYQKLRKLLLAYLDEDSGTQYSYHTIPRPDEGTALLRYVYWAFAPCIAAFQYCRPVISIDGTHLYGKYKRVLMIAMANDANQKVLPLAFAVVDKKSGASWGWFLECLRTSIEHVIPNDGICIISDRHKGIKCAIREWPRREDGREQVYHRYCLRHVASNFNKHFDNPILKALALKAGYASNEAKFKSIMQTIKEAEINLLRGVDPTDTRIERYIVYRSE